A region of Subdoligranulum variabile DNA encodes the following proteins:
- the dxs gene encoding 1-deoxy-D-xylulose-5-phosphate synthase, translating into MKLLAENDLPQLCEEIRQFLIQSVTSTGGHLSSNLGVVELTVALHRTLDLPQDKLLFDVGHQCYTHKLLTGRRNGFAALRQKEGISGFPNPKESDCDTFVAGHGSAALSTAIGIARAKKIKQEPGKVVVIVGDGAFTGGMVYEGMNNVSKLNNLIVILNDNKMSISKNVGQMANYLTKLRTDPKYFHAKAQMETMLDSIPVIGDTLVRALQGGKQLVRRGIYHSTMFEEMGFQYIGPVDGHDVIMLEQMLNNLREQFAPIFLHVVTQKGKGLKQAEENPGEFHAVSSIDLNHLTDPELSPKDSFSTIFGSTLAELGKEEPRLCAITAAMKYGTGLNFFKHAHPERFFDVGMAEEHAVSFSAGLASQGLLPVVAIYSTFFQRAYDQIIHDVNLMKLNVLFAVDRAGLVPGDGETHQGIYDTAFFSQIGIPVYAPANYEELKYWLRYLVMEARGPRAIRYARGEQKPALEALPCTGNAYDKIESREGARIALVSYGAQTEEIIAACDLLQQKQLATDCFKLVRLYPLPEEICEALRSYDMVLFAEDSIRTGSIGEQLCFALHQAGWKGDYLLHAVDNTHLLHANVPQLRRDQGLDAAALAADVLARVKEKQI; encoded by the coding sequence GTGAAATTACTGGCAGAAAATGATCTGCCGCAGTTGTGCGAAGAAATTCGCCAGTTCCTGATCCAAAGCGTTACATCTACGGGGGGGCATCTTTCCTCCAATTTGGGGGTTGTGGAACTGACGGTGGCACTGCACCGTACATTGGACTTACCTCAGGATAAACTCCTGTTTGATGTGGGACATCAATGTTATACGCATAAACTGCTGACCGGACGAAGAAATGGTTTTGCAGCGTTGCGCCAGAAAGAAGGAATTTCAGGATTCCCCAACCCGAAAGAAAGCGACTGTGATACTTTTGTGGCCGGGCATGGAAGCGCGGCTCTTTCCACGGCAATCGGCATTGCCCGGGCCAAAAAAATCAAACAGGAACCCGGTAAGGTCGTAGTGATCGTCGGAGACGGAGCATTCACCGGCGGCATGGTCTATGAGGGTATGAACAATGTCAGCAAGCTGAACAACCTGATTGTGATCCTTAATGATAATAAGATGTCCATCTCCAAAAATGTTGGTCAGATGGCCAATTATCTGACCAAGCTGCGCACCGATCCCAAGTATTTCCATGCGAAAGCGCAGATGGAAACGATGCTGGACAGTATCCCGGTGATTGGCGATACGCTGGTACGAGCACTTCAGGGCGGGAAACAGCTGGTGCGTCGAGGCATTTACCATTCCACCATGTTCGAGGAAATGGGCTTTCAATATATTGGCCCGGTAGATGGTCACGATGTGATTATGCTGGAACAGATGCTGAACAATCTGCGGGAACAGTTTGCGCCGATTTTCCTGCATGTGGTCACGCAAAAGGGTAAAGGCCTCAAACAGGCGGAAGAGAACCCGGGCGAATTCCACGCAGTTTCTTCGATAGACCTCAATCACCTGACGGACCCGGAACTTTCCCCGAAAGATTCTTTCTCCACGATTTTTGGTTCGACCTTGGCAGAACTGGGAAAAGAGGAGCCGCGTCTGTGCGCCATCACGGCTGCCATGAAATACGGAACCGGTCTGAATTTCTTCAAGCATGCCCATCCGGAGCGATTCTTCGATGTAGGCATGGCAGAAGAACATGCCGTCAGTTTCTCTGCCGGGCTGGCGAGCCAGGGGCTTTTGCCTGTCGTGGCAATTTATTCAACATTTTTCCAGCGGGCTTACGATCAGATTATTCACGATGTAAATCTGATGAAGCTGAATGTTTTGTTTGCTGTGGATCGTGCTGGGCTGGTTCCCGGAGACGGAGAAACCCATCAGGGAATTTATGATACGGCATTTTTCAGTCAGATCGGCATTCCGGTATATGCCCCTGCCAACTATGAGGAGCTTAAGTACTGGCTTCGGTATCTGGTGATGGAGGCGCGTGGCCCCCGTGCCATTCGATATGCCCGCGGCGAACAGAAACCAGCACTGGAAGCATTACCTTGTACGGGCAATGCCTATGACAAGATCGAGTCTCGGGAAGGCGCCCGTATCGCACTGGTGAGTTACGGCGCACAGACAGAGGAAATCATTGCAGCCTGCGATCTGTTGCAGCAGAAGCAACTTGCTACGGACTGTTTTAAACTGGTCCGGCTGTATCCGCTGCCGGAGGAAATCTGTGAAGCGCTGCGTTCCTACGATATGGTTCTCTTTGCGGAGGATTCCATTCGCACCGGAAGTATCGGGGAGCAGTTGTGCTTTGCTTTGCACCAGGCAGGCTGGAAGGGGGATTATCTGCTGCATGCGGTGGATAACACCCATCTTCTGCATGCTAACGTGCCGCAGCTGCGTCGGGATCAAGGGTTGGATGCAGCGGCGCTGGCTGCCGATGTACTGGCCCGGGTAAAGGAGAAACAGATATGA
- a CDS encoding SpoIIIAC/SpoIIIAD family protein — MLLCKMAAVAFVAAVLSLALKKDQPACAFLVSVCAAVGLLAVVTQQVQPVMVWLQTLDGILPGQGIETLLRVMGIALVAQLAGDLCREAGMSAASTAIELCGRVLALLQALPLLQDLLSAYAGYLQ, encoded by the coding sequence ATGTTGTTATGCAAAATGGCCGCCGTGGCGTTTGTGGCGGCAGTACTCAGTCTGGCACTCAAAAAAGACCAGCCGGCATGCGCGTTCTTGGTATCAGTCTGTGCGGCAGTGGGTTTGCTGGCCGTCGTAACACAACAGGTGCAGCCAGTTATGGTCTGGCTGCAAACTTTGGATGGAATTTTGCCGGGCCAGGGAATCGAAACGCTGCTGCGTGTGATGGGCATTGCCCTGGTTGCGCAGCTGGCGGGGGATCTTTGCCGCGAGGCAGGAATGTCCGCGGCTTCTACGGCGATCGAACTTTGTGGAAGAGTCCTGGCTCTGCTGCAGGCGCTGCCTCTTTTACAGGATTTGCTCAGCGCATATGCCGGATATTTGCAATAA
- the nusB gene encoding transcription antitermination factor NusB — MGKKLTRRESREAAFLTAFAATFEPEMPTLPAGAEQPEADAFARQLLAAMNDHSEELDALIAGHLKGWTLNRVPRVSLVALRLGLAEMLYGEEQKPGVAINEAVELVKKYGADNDYQFVNGLLGTVAREREEHPEATC; from the coding sequence ATGGGAAAAAAGCTCACCCGCCGCGAATCCCGTGAGGCGGCTTTTCTGACGGCATTTGCCGCCACGTTTGAACCCGAAATGCCCACCCTGCCGGCGGGCGCTGAACAGCCGGAGGCAGACGCTTTTGCGCGGCAGCTTTTGGCGGCAATGAATGACCATTCTGAAGAATTGGATGCATTGATTGCAGGTCATCTGAAAGGGTGGACCCTGAATCGGGTGCCGCGTGTCAGTTTGGTTGCGCTTCGGTTGGGGCTGGCGGAAATGCTGTATGGTGAAGAACAAAAGCCCGGCGTAGCCATCAATGAGGCAGTGGAACTCGTTAAAAAATATGGTGCCGATAACGACTATCAGTTTGTCAACGGTTTGCTTGGCACGGTGGCCCGTGAGCGGGAAGAGCACCCGGAAGCAACATGCTGA
- a CDS encoding ATPase, T2SS/T4P/T4SS family, with product MDEYYSVVKALPPPLSDELQMLDPAVASKVQEIRLRAEQPAYFTAGGKLIPCVQYLPAAKHVMCIRKTFLQDCFLQLCRYSVYAYEEELSQGFFTIRGGNRIGVAGHRCTGGFTTITSLNLRVARWLTCDLPAPVCEYLTTGSGGLLVAGAPGSGKTTFLRTLVRYLSDTDEIVCVVDERGELMMSDDGQAQQRLPVCCDVYTRCSKAEGIQMALRCMNPRYIVCDELGTTADTAAVERGVASGICFLASVHCDSPQALQKKPQLARLCATGAFSAVAFLDGRQSPGRVSQWISLS from the coding sequence ATGGACGAGTATTATTCGGTGGTGAAGGCCTTGCCGCCGCCGCTTTCGGACGAGCTGCAAATGTTGGACCCTGCAGTGGCATCAAAGGTACAGGAGATTCGTCTGCGGGCAGAACAACCGGCATATTTTACTGCAGGGGGAAAGCTGATCCCCTGTGTCCAGTATCTTCCCGCGGCTAAACATGTGATGTGTATCCGTAAAACATTTTTACAGGATTGTTTTTTACAACTCTGCCGGTATTCCGTTTATGCCTACGAGGAAGAACTGTCCCAGGGGTTCTTTACCATCCGAGGAGGAAATCGCATCGGTGTGGCGGGGCACCGGTGTACAGGCGGCTTCACAACCATTACCTCGCTGAATTTACGTGTGGCACGGTGGCTTACCTGTGATCTGCCGGCACCGGTGTGCGAATATCTGACGACAGGAAGCGGAGGACTCCTGGTGGCGGGGGCCCCCGGCAGCGGGAAGACCACTTTTTTGCGCACCTTGGTTCGTTATTTGAGCGATACGGATGAAATTGTTTGCGTGGTGGACGAGCGCGGGGAATTGATGATGTCGGATGACGGACAAGCGCAGCAAAGATTGCCTGTGTGTTGCGATGTCTATACGCGCTGTTCCAAGGCTGAGGGCATACAGATGGCGCTGCGGTGCATGAACCCGCGATACATTGTCTGTGATGAGCTGGGGACGACCGCTGACACTGCTGCTGTGGAGCGGGGGGTGGCGTCGGGAATTTGCTTTCTTGCTTCGGTGCATTGCGATTCTCCGCAGGCGCTGCAGAAAAAGCCGCAGCTGGCACGTCTTTGTGCGACGGGGGCTTTTTCGGCAGTGGCGTTTCTGGATGGAAGGCAGTCACCGGGAAGGGTGTCGCAATGGATATCGCTCTCCTGA
- the spoIIIAC gene encoding stage III sporulation protein AC: MNIDLVFKIAATGIIVAVLNQLLIRSGREDQAMMTTLAGLIVVLSMLVRQISDLFVLIKALFEL; encoded by the coding sequence ATGAACATTGATCTGGTGTTTAAAATAGCGGCGACCGGCATTATTGTGGCGGTGTTAAATCAGCTTCTGATTCGCTCAGGGCGGGAGGATCAGGCCATGATGACGACTTTGGCTGGTCTGATTGTCGTTTTGAGCATGCTGGTCAGGCAGATCAGCGATCTCTTTGTGCTGATTAAGGCGCTGTTCGAACTGTGA
- a CDS encoding tRNA (adenosine(37)-N6)-threonylcarbamoyltransferase complex transferase subunit TsaD has protein sequence MLTLGIDTSNYATSLAVFDTNAGEVVCDCKKFLPVKAGQMGLRQSDALFHHTSALPQMLLELGEKTDLSRIGAVGVSAKPRPVEGSYMPCFLAGVNTATAFALARKIPMFKTTHQQGHIAAALFATGVHSLFMQEALVFHVSGGTTDLLLCHGADTVVPLGTSSDLYAGQAVDRLGVKLGYPFPAGVYVSEQAALCAEKIRPKVSVRGMECSLSGLENQCNRMLEEGKNASYVCKYCLLCIGETLVRMAGTALQEHPGLPVIFAGGVMSSDLIRTYVMHRVPGAHFVPGKFASDNAIGIAVLAAKENQAWPILSM, from the coding sequence ATGCTGACGCTGGGAATCGATACCAGCAATTATGCAACCTCTCTGGCTGTGTTTGACACAAATGCCGGAGAGGTTGTTTGTGATTGCAAAAAGTTTTTGCCAGTCAAAGCCGGGCAGATGGGGCTGCGCCAGAGTGATGCCTTGTTCCACCACACCAGTGCTTTGCCGCAGATGCTGCTGGAGTTGGGAGAAAAAACGGATTTGTCCCGTATTGGGGCCGTAGGGGTTTCTGCAAAGCCACGCCCGGTAGAAGGATCGTATATGCCTTGCTTCCTGGCAGGAGTCAATACGGCTACGGCGTTCGCACTGGCCCGAAAAATTCCGATGTTCAAGACAACGCATCAGCAGGGGCACATTGCTGCAGCGCTGTTCGCTACCGGGGTGCATTCTCTTTTTATGCAGGAGGCGTTGGTATTCCACGTGTCTGGTGGAACTACGGATCTTTTACTTTGCCATGGAGCGGATACGGTTGTTCCGCTGGGAACCAGCAGCGATCTTTACGCGGGCCAGGCGGTTGATCGTCTGGGAGTAAAACTGGGCTATCCGTTTCCGGCTGGCGTTTACGTGAGCGAGCAAGCGGCCCTGTGTGCAGAGAAAATCCGTCCCAAAGTCAGTGTGCGGGGCATGGAATGCAGCTTATCCGGGTTGGAAAACCAGTGCAATAGAATGTTGGAGGAAGGGAAAAACGCATCCTACGTCTGCAAATACTGTCTTTTGTGCATTGGGGAAACTCTCGTGCGGATGGCAGGCACCGCGCTGCAGGAGCATCCGGGATTGCCGGTGATTTTTGCGGGTGGTGTGATGAGCAGTGATTTGATCCGAACCTATGTAATGCACCGGGTGCCCGGTGCGCATTTTGTGCCAGGAAAATTTGCCAGCGACAATGCGATTGGAATTGCTGTTCTGGCGGCCAAGGAGAATCAGGCATGGCCGATTTTATCAATGTAA
- a CDS encoding polyprenyl synthetase family protein has protein sequence MTQQEYRACFTKWAQMSEERLEKLCDEYLPQKAEIGQAARYSLLGGGKRIRAVLALSACELAGKPAELALDYACALEMLHCYSLIHDDMPCMDNDDFRRGRPSCHKQYGEATALLAADALVTAAFEVIAQAELSPESRCRAAAVLAKAGGARGMLYGQELDKKYEAQSATEQQLLELHAHKTGALILAAVELGCIAADAAPATRQALQRYAAELGLVFQIVDDILDVTSTTEELGKPVGSDEENDKTTFVSLYGLEGARHLAQHHNESALAALRELGPAADFMERLATDLLQRKK, from the coding sequence ATGACACAGCAAGAATACCGCGCCTGTTTTACGAAATGGGCGCAGATGTCAGAAGAGCGCCTGGAAAAACTGTGTGATGAGTATCTTCCGCAGAAAGCGGAGATCGGGCAGGCTGCCCGTTACAGCCTGCTGGGGGGCGGTAAAAGAATTCGGGCCGTGTTGGCGCTGTCTGCCTGTGAGCTGGCTGGAAAGCCGGCGGAACTTGCCCTTGATTATGCCTGCGCATTGGAGATGCTGCACTGCTATTCTCTGATCCACGATGACATGCCCTGTATGGACAACGATGATTTTCGTCGCGGACGTCCCAGCTGCCATAAACAATACGGCGAAGCAACGGCACTGTTGGCAGCGGATGCACTTGTGACAGCAGCCTTTGAAGTGATTGCTCAGGCAGAGCTTTCGCCGGAAAGCCGCTGCCGTGCGGCTGCGGTGCTGGCCAAAGCGGGCGGTGCGCGTGGAATGCTGTACGGCCAGGAACTGGACAAAAAATATGAAGCGCAGTCTGCCACTGAGCAGCAGCTGCTGGAATTGCATGCCCATAAAACTGGAGCGCTGATTCTGGCGGCAGTGGAGCTTGGCTGCATCGCGGCTGATGCGGCACCTGCCACAAGGCAGGCATTGCAGCGTTATGCTGCAGAGCTGGGGCTGGTGTTCCAGATCGTAGACGACATTCTGGATGTGACTTCCACGACCGAGGAACTGGGGAAGCCGGTGGGAAGCGATGAAGAAAACGACAAGACGACTTTTGTTTCGCTCTACGGATTGGAAGGTGCCCGCCATCTGGCACAGCACCATAATGAAAGCGCTTTGGCAGCTTTACGGGAACTGGGACCGGCCGCCGACTTTATGGAACGTCTGGCAACGGATCTGCTGCAACGGAAAAAATAA
- a CDS encoding TlyA family RNA methyltransferase, whose amino-acid sequence MSKIRLDQYLCQHGLVQSRERAKALIMSGIVFVDEQKVDKAGEMIAEDAKVEVRGHDIGYVSRGGLKLEKAMQVFPMRPDGKVCMDIGASTGGFTDCMLQNGAVKVYAVDVGYGQLAWSLRTDSRVVNMERTNIRNVKPEDLTESISFFSVDVSFISLKHIFPVADQICTPDAVGVCLVKPQFEAGREKVGKKGVVRDPATHREVLEMAQEYALSNHFTAAGLDFSPIKGPEGNIEFLMYVQHCETPLPLPEGKIAEVVGAAHAALDKAPNLH is encoded by the coding sequence ATGAGCAAGATCCGTTTGGATCAGTATTTGTGTCAGCATGGCCTGGTGCAGAGCCGGGAACGAGCCAAAGCGCTGATTATGTCCGGCATTGTCTTTGTCGATGAACAGAAAGTGGACAAGGCCGGTGAGATGATTGCGGAGGACGCCAAGGTAGAAGTGCGCGGGCATGATATCGGATATGTGAGCCGAGGCGGTTTGAAACTGGAGAAAGCCATGCAGGTGTTTCCGATGCGTCCCGATGGCAAGGTTTGTATGGATATTGGTGCATCCACCGGAGGCTTTACCGACTGTATGCTGCAAAATGGGGCGGTCAAGGTTTATGCGGTGGATGTGGGATATGGGCAGCTGGCCTGGAGTTTGCGTACCGATTCTCGCGTCGTCAACATGGAGCGGACAAACATCCGTAATGTAAAGCCGGAAGACCTTACAGAGTCGATTTCCTTTTTCAGCGTGGATGTTTCCTTTATTTCTCTCAAACATATTTTCCCGGTGGCGGACCAGATCTGCACCCCCGATGCGGTGGGTGTCTGTCTCGTTAAACCCCAGTTTGAGGCCGGCCGGGAAAAGGTGGGCAAAAAAGGCGTCGTTCGCGATCCGGCAACCCATCGGGAAGTGTTGGAAATGGCCCAGGAGTATGCGCTGTCCAATCATTTTACGGCGGCTGGCCTGGACTTTTCCCCTATCAAGGGACCGGAAGGAAATATCGAATTTTTAATGTATGTACAGCACTGTGAAACGCCGTTGCCTCTGCCGGAAGGTAAGATCGCGGAAGTGGTTGGTGCTGCCCACGCTGCACTGGATAAGGCACCCAATTTACATTGA
- the xseA gene encoding exodeoxyribonuclease VII large subunit, whose translation MADFINVTTLNHLAKNVLAQCEPLNDLIVCGEVSGFTRHYKSGHLYFTLKDENASVKCVMFRNQARLLNFEPQNGMLVLAYGHATIYERDGAFQLYVDYMRPFGAGAAQMAFDALYKKLEAEGLFAPERKRPLPPVPHCIGVVTSKTGAAWQDVQNVIGRRWPMVKLLLAPVNVQGLEAERSIVAGIRALDRDPRPELILVTRGGGSKEDLWIFNSERIAREAAACHKPVVSAVGHEIDTTILDYVVDLRAPTPSAAAELCVPDQAEVLQKISVLQRNIQNNIQNHIQICYNKYTMASVRQAYQHQVQKTARFAQELKRASSLIQQAQRHQIALSDSALSAAAALAESLNPYGILARGYTIVKRGGEVRPVEDLLPGQQIQVQGDCAEADCLVQSVREIHRQENKGI comes from the coding sequence ATGGCCGATTTTATCAATGTAACTACACTGAACCATCTGGCAAAGAATGTACTCGCACAGTGCGAACCGTTGAACGACCTGATTGTATGCGGGGAGGTTTCCGGCTTTACAAGGCATTACAAAAGCGGGCACTTGTATTTTACCTTGAAAGATGAAAACGCAAGTGTTAAATGCGTGATGTTCCGTAATCAGGCGAGGCTCCTGAATTTTGAACCGCAGAATGGGATGCTGGTTCTGGCATACGGCCATGCCACTATTTATGAACGGGACGGTGCATTTCAACTCTATGTGGACTACATGCGCCCGTTCGGAGCCGGTGCGGCGCAGATGGCTTTTGATGCCCTGTACAAAAAACTGGAAGCGGAGGGACTGTTTGCTCCGGAACGAAAGCGCCCATTACCGCCGGTTCCGCACTGCATCGGCGTTGTAACGAGCAAGACCGGTGCAGCCTGGCAAGATGTACAGAACGTGATTGGGCGTCGCTGGCCGATGGTCAAGCTGTTGCTTGCACCGGTCAATGTTCAGGGCCTCGAAGCAGAACGCAGTATTGTGGCAGGTATCCGTGCGCTGGATCGGGATCCTCGGCCGGAACTGATTCTGGTCACACGGGGAGGCGGCAGCAAAGAAGATCTCTGGATTTTTAACAGCGAGCGCATCGCCCGGGAAGCAGCCGCTTGTCATAAACCGGTAGTTTCTGCTGTGGGACACGAGATCGATACTACCATTTTGGATTACGTGGTAGATCTGCGTGCACCGACACCTTCAGCTGCGGCGGAACTGTGTGTTCCGGATCAGGCGGAAGTTTTGCAAAAAATATCCGTTTTGCAGCGGAATATTCAAAATAATATACAGAATCATATCCAAATATGCTATAATAAATATACAATGGCATCTGTACGGCAAGCATATCAGCATCAGGTGCAGAAGACTGCACGTTTTGCGCAGGAATTGAAGCGTGCCAGCAGTCTGATTCAACAGGCACAGCGGCATCAGATTGCACTTTCTGACAGTGCACTGTCCGCCGCTGCGGCGTTGGCAGAATCTTTGAATCCTTACGGAATTTTGGCGCGTGGATATACGATCGTCAAGCGTGGGGGTGAGGTGCGGCCGGTGGAGGACTTGCTGCCGGGCCAACAAATTCAGGTACAGGGGGACTGTGCCGAGGCCGATTGCCTTGTGCAGTCAGTGCGGGAAATCCACAGACAGGAGAACAAGGGGATATGA
- a CDS encoding SpoIIIAH-like family protein: protein MKHTASKQSKSRRATAAVMALALGAAVYLNWSFARQAPQDLTAAPVEETAVETAAAAETAVVTDPLESAAETAAGTEDIAESTVNKNYGEAQMVSVSQDAGTEFFEEARLSRSKARDEALEALNEALKDTSVSEAEKKELTDKLSTQVNNITLETKLETLIKSKGFADCVVNLEGERANVTVMTENDALTAEEVARIRDALMSQCKDLEAQDITIVEVK, encoded by the coding sequence ATGAAACACACTGCATCCAAGCAAAGCAAAAGCCGCCGGGCAACCGCGGCCGTAATGGCGCTGGCACTCGGAGCGGCAGTATATCTGAACTGGTCCTTCGCGCGGCAGGCACCGCAGGACCTGACAGCAGCACCGGTTGAGGAAACTGCGGTGGAAACGGCAGCTGCGGCCGAGACGGCGGTCGTGACAGATCCGCTGGAATCGGCGGCAGAAACAGCAGCGGGTACGGAGGATATCGCGGAATCGACCGTAAATAAAAATTATGGGGAAGCGCAGATGGTAAGCGTCAGTCAGGACGCCGGCACAGAATTTTTTGAAGAGGCGCGCCTGTCCCGCAGCAAAGCACGGGATGAAGCGCTGGAGGCCCTGAACGAAGCACTCAAAGACACGTCCGTCAGCGAGGCGGAAAAAAAGGAACTCACCGATAAGCTGAGCACACAAGTCAACAACATTACATTGGAAACAAAGCTGGAAACGCTGATCAAGTCCAAGGGCTTTGCCGACTGCGTAGTCAATCTGGAGGGGGAACGTGCCAACGTCACGGTCATGACGGAAAATGATGCGCTGACGGCTGAGGAAGTCGCCCGGATCAGGGATGCCTTGATGAGTCAGTGCAAAGATCTGGAGGCACAGGACATCACAATCGTGGAGGTAAAATAA
- a CDS encoding divergent PAP2 family protein, whose amino-acid sequence MTLLHTALSWNFVLVTALCASLLAQLIKVLLNLFTFHRFIAERIWGAGGMPSSHSATVCAMVVATGRYCGVSSSQFAIAAVLSIIVMYDAMGVRYETGEQAKLLNRMFSEWVDQGAASFPFLGGKKLKEMVGHTPIEVLTGAVLGIALGFAMPMV is encoded by the coding sequence ATGACATTGCTGCATACGGCTTTGAGTTGGAATTTTGTGCTGGTTACGGCGCTATGCGCGTCCTTGCTGGCACAGCTGATCAAAGTGTTGCTGAATCTGTTTACTTTTCACCGCTTTATTGCAGAGCGTATATGGGGTGCTGGCGGTATGCCCAGTTCCCACTCGGCCACAGTCTGTGCAATGGTTGTGGCTACGGGGCGATACTGCGGGGTGAGTTCCTCCCAGTTCGCCATCGCGGCGGTTTTGTCCATCATTGTTATGTACGATGCCATGGGGGTCCGCTATGAGACTGGCGAGCAAGCGAAACTGCTGAACCGGATGTTCAGTGAATGGGTAGACCAGGGAGCGGCGTCTTTCCCGTTTTTGGGTGGCAAAAAATTGAAGGAGATGGTCGGTCATACACCGATTGAAGTTCTGACCGGCGCTGTTCTGGGAATTGCGCTGGGATTTGCCATGCCGATGGTATGA
- the xseB gene encoding exodeoxyribonuclease VII small subunit → MKQPKSFEEGMQRLQDLLTVLQDDTTPLAQSVKLYAEAAGLIAYCKQTLDEAKLRVEEIDAELAEKTGETV, encoded by the coding sequence ATGAAACAACCAAAATCCTTCGAGGAAGGGATGCAGCGTCTGCAGGATCTTTTGACGGTTCTGCAGGATGATACAACACCGCTGGCGCAATCGGTGAAATTGTACGCGGAAGCAGCCGGATTGATTGCGTACTGCAAGCAGACTTTGGATGAAGCAAAACTCCGGGTAGAGGAAATCGATGCCGAACTGGCAGAAAAAACAGGAGAAACTGTATGA
- a CDS encoding Asp23/Gls24 family envelope stress response protein — MDVQNTIGGSLQISTDVLAKIARLAALEVGGVAEVTTGNGQNVRRLLSRTGLQKPVSVSLEDGVAAVTVHLTASYGQKIMPLCEKVQENVKQTIQNMTGITVSRVDVLVVGLAQPEAQD; from the coding sequence ATGGATGTGCAGAATACCATCGGGGGCAGCTTGCAGATTTCGACGGATGTTTTGGCCAAGATCGCTCGTCTGGCTGCGTTGGAAGTTGGCGGCGTTGCCGAGGTGACCACCGGAAACGGCCAGAATGTGCGTCGGCTGCTGAGCCGTACCGGGTTGCAGAAGCCGGTCAGCGTTTCTCTGGAGGACGGTGTTGCCGCCGTGACCGTGCATCTGACGGCAAGCTATGGCCAGAAGATCATGCCGTTGTGTGAAAAAGTGCAGGAAAACGTCAAACAGACGATTCAGAATATGACGGGGATTACGGTGTCCCGCGTAGATGTTCTGGTGGTCGGTCTGGCACAACCCGAAGCACAGGACTGA
- a CDS encoding stage III sporulation protein AE has translation MLLLFPLQVGAENLPDDAEKIIADGNAAMQEVSGWQLRDVLNWLTDLAGMNLQEPLRFVWQVGGYLLLAGALGLLVTGDTWHRCLESVSLLGFGTISLGAMMSLTDAVVTTAQNCQNYLITFVPVYSGVAAMGGQSAGALVYSGMFLTMSSFLAGMIRVVLLPVMQIYFCFTACACIWGNPGIEEAAALFAKILHWALRLCGIVFGTVLGLQNILAGSVDTAALRTGKSVLQGFIPVVGDAAAAALSGAAAAVQLLKGSLALAALAALSVAFIPILVQCLLYTAAFAAAGVTASLFGQKQCGRLCRLYGEGSRLCASVLVLYFFMAFLSTALLLLTGNGG, from the coding sequence TTGCTCCTGCTTTTCCCTTTGCAGGTGGGGGCGGAGAACCTGCCCGATGATGCCGAAAAAATCATTGCAGATGGCAATGCCGCGATGCAAGAGGTTTCCGGCTGGCAATTGCGGGATGTGCTGAACTGGCTTACAGATCTTGCAGGCATGAATCTGCAGGAGCCACTTCGTTTTGTGTGGCAAGTGGGCGGGTATCTGCTTCTGGCAGGTGCACTGGGACTGCTGGTAACCGGAGATACCTGGCACCGTTGTTTGGAATCGGTATCGCTCCTGGGTTTTGGTACGATCAGTTTGGGGGCTATGATGAGCCTTACCGATGCGGTTGTAACCACAGCGCAGAATTGTCAAAACTATCTGATCACATTTGTCCCGGTATATAGCGGTGTGGCGGCAATGGGCGGGCAAAGCGCCGGAGCACTGGTGTACAGCGGTATGTTTTTGACAATGTCAAGCTTTTTGGCGGGGATGATCCGAGTGGTCTTGCTGCCGGTGATGCAGATTTATTTTTGCTTTACGGCTTGTGCCTGCATCTGGGGAAATCCAGGCATCGAGGAAGCTGCGGCTTTGTTCGCAAAAATTCTGCATTGGGCTTTGCGCCTCTGCGGCATTGTATTCGGCACGGTTCTGGGACTGCAGAATATTCTGGCCGGCAGCGTAGATACAGCCGCGCTGCGAACCGGAAAAAGTGTGCTGCAAGGGTTCATCCCCGTTGTCGGGGATGCAGCGGCCGCGGCACTGTCGGGCGCAGCGGCTGCGGTACAGCTGTTGAAAGGCTCGCTGGCACTGGCTGCTCTTGCGGCACTGTCAGTGGCATTTATTCCGATACTGGTGCAGTGCTTGCTATATACGGCTGCCTTTGCTGCGGCCGGAGTGACCGCCTCTCTGTTCGGTCAAAAACAGTGCGGACGTCTGTGCCGGCTATATGGAGAGGGGAGCAGACTCTGTGCTTCGGTCTTGGTCCTGTATTTTTTTATGGCATTTTTGTCCACGGCCTTGCTGTTGCTGACAGGAAATGGGGGATAA